One Anolis carolinensis isolate JA03-04 chromosome 5, rAnoCar3.1.pri, whole genome shotgun sequence DNA segment encodes these proteins:
- the npy5r gene encoding neuropeptide Y receptor type 5 isoform X1 — MDFNMDVEFQDYTNRTVASENSSAPSVGSNFPTWEDYRNSVDDIQYFLIGLYTLISLAGFLGNLLILVALGKCKQKTIINFLIGNLAFSDTLVVVFCSPFTLTSVLLDQWVFGRIMCHVMPFLQCVSVLVSTWMLISIAVVRYRLIRHPLSSDLTLKHGCYLILIIWALGLAICSPLPVFHKIVNLQDALNLEALRSKHLCVEAWPSAWYRIAFTISLLVMQYVLPLVCLTISHTRVCRSVNSRLLGKENKLEETEMINLTLHAPKHHGPQGELSSSGRWSYTFVRKHRKRYSKKTASVMPTILMRPQDLNSGGLPETSGTEKSQLSSSSRFIPGIPVCFEAKPENSELQDGMTVPRSTTQIKKRSRKVFWRLTVLIVVFAVSWMPLHVFHVVTDFNGNLISNKHFKLVYCICHLLGMMSCCLNPILYGFLNNGIKADLLSLISCLQIS, encoded by the exons ATG GATTTTAATATGGATGTAGAGTTCCAAGACTATACTAACAGGACAGTAGCCTCAGAGAACAGTTCGGCTCCTTCTGTGGGTTCCAATTTTCCTACCTGGGAAGACTACAGGAACAGCGTGGATGACATACAGTATTTTCTCATAGGCCTGTATACTTTGATCAGTCTTGCTGGTTTTCTGGGAAACCTCCTTATTCTTGTGGCTTTGGGGAAGTGCAagcaaaaaacaataataaactttCTCATTGGGAACTTAGCTTTTTCAGATACTTTAGTGGTAGTCTTCTGCTCCCCCTTCACCTTGACATCTGTTCTGCTTGATCAGTGGGTATTTGGCAGAATCATGTGCCATGTGATGCCCTTCCTCCAGTGTGTGTCTGTCTTGGTTTCCACTTGGATGTTGATTTCTATTGCGGTGGTCAGGTACCGCTTGATACGCCACCCTCTTTCGAGTGACTTGACTTTGAAACATGGCTGTTACCTCATTTTAATAATCTGGGCTCTTGGTTTGGCCATTTGTTCCCCTCTGCCTGTTTTCCACAAGATTGTCAATCTCCAAGATGCCCTTAATCTGGAAGCACTCAGAAGCAAACACTTGTGTGTTGAAGCATGGCCGTCTGCTTGGTACCGGATTGCTTTCACTATTTCCTTATTAGTCATGCAGTACGTCTTGCCTTTGGTTTGTTTAACCATAAGTCATACTAGAGTTTGTAGATCTGTTAATTCCCGGTTGCTAGGTAAGGAAAACAAGTTGGAAGAAACTGAGATGATAAATTTAACCCTTCATGCCCCCAAGCACCATGGGCCTCAAGGAGAGCTCTCTAGCTCTGGAAGGTGGAGTTACACATTTGTCAGGAAGCACCGAAAGAGGTACAGTAAAAAGACAGCTAGCGTGATGCCAACAATTTTAATGCGCCCCCAAGATCTTAACTCTGGAGGCCTCCCTGAAACATCAGGTACTGAAAAAAGCCAGCTTTCTTCATCCAGCAGATTTATTCCAGGAATAcctgtttgttttgaagcaaaacCAGAAAATTCAGAATTGCAAGATGGGATGACCGTACCTCGATCCACCACTCAGATTAAGAAAAGATCTCGCAAGGTGTTCTGGCGACTGACAGTGCTGATTGTTGTTTTTGCGGTCAGCTGGATGCCCCTTCATGTTTTCCATGTTGTAACTGATTTCAATGGCAACCTCATCTCAAACAAGCATTTTAAATTGGTCTACTGTATTTGTCATTTGTTGGGCATGATGTCTTGCTGTTTAAACCCAATTTTGTATGGGTTTCTGAACAATGGCATAAAAGCTGATTTGTTGTCCCTTATTTCATGCTTACAAATATCATGA
- the npy5r gene encoding neuropeptide Y receptor type 5 isoform X2: MDVEFQDYTNRTVASENSSAPSVGSNFPTWEDYRNSVDDIQYFLIGLYTLISLAGFLGNLLILVALGKCKQKTIINFLIGNLAFSDTLVVVFCSPFTLTSVLLDQWVFGRIMCHVMPFLQCVSVLVSTWMLISIAVVRYRLIRHPLSSDLTLKHGCYLILIIWALGLAICSPLPVFHKIVNLQDALNLEALRSKHLCVEAWPSAWYRIAFTISLLVMQYVLPLVCLTISHTRVCRSVNSRLLGKENKLEETEMINLTLHAPKHHGPQGELSSSGRWSYTFVRKHRKRYSKKTASVMPTILMRPQDLNSGGLPETSGTEKSQLSSSSRFIPGIPVCFEAKPENSELQDGMTVPRSTTQIKKRSRKVFWRLTVLIVVFAVSWMPLHVFHVVTDFNGNLISNKHFKLVYCICHLLGMMSCCLNPILYGFLNNGIKADLLSLISCLQIS; encoded by the coding sequence ATGGATGTAGAGTTCCAAGACTATACTAACAGGACAGTAGCCTCAGAGAACAGTTCGGCTCCTTCTGTGGGTTCCAATTTTCCTACCTGGGAAGACTACAGGAACAGCGTGGATGACATACAGTATTTTCTCATAGGCCTGTATACTTTGATCAGTCTTGCTGGTTTTCTGGGAAACCTCCTTATTCTTGTGGCTTTGGGGAAGTGCAagcaaaaaacaataataaactttCTCATTGGGAACTTAGCTTTTTCAGATACTTTAGTGGTAGTCTTCTGCTCCCCCTTCACCTTGACATCTGTTCTGCTTGATCAGTGGGTATTTGGCAGAATCATGTGCCATGTGATGCCCTTCCTCCAGTGTGTGTCTGTCTTGGTTTCCACTTGGATGTTGATTTCTATTGCGGTGGTCAGGTACCGCTTGATACGCCACCCTCTTTCGAGTGACTTGACTTTGAAACATGGCTGTTACCTCATTTTAATAATCTGGGCTCTTGGTTTGGCCATTTGTTCCCCTCTGCCTGTTTTCCACAAGATTGTCAATCTCCAAGATGCCCTTAATCTGGAAGCACTCAGAAGCAAACACTTGTGTGTTGAAGCATGGCCGTCTGCTTGGTACCGGATTGCTTTCACTATTTCCTTATTAGTCATGCAGTACGTCTTGCCTTTGGTTTGTTTAACCATAAGTCATACTAGAGTTTGTAGATCTGTTAATTCCCGGTTGCTAGGTAAGGAAAACAAGTTGGAAGAAACTGAGATGATAAATTTAACCCTTCATGCCCCCAAGCACCATGGGCCTCAAGGAGAGCTCTCTAGCTCTGGAAGGTGGAGTTACACATTTGTCAGGAAGCACCGAAAGAGGTACAGTAAAAAGACAGCTAGCGTGATGCCAACAATTTTAATGCGCCCCCAAGATCTTAACTCTGGAGGCCTCCCTGAAACATCAGGTACTGAAAAAAGCCAGCTTTCTTCATCCAGCAGATTTATTCCAGGAATAcctgtttgttttgaagcaaaacCAGAAAATTCAGAATTGCAAGATGGGATGACCGTACCTCGATCCACCACTCAGATTAAGAAAAGATCTCGCAAGGTGTTCTGGCGACTGACAGTGCTGATTGTTGTTTTTGCGGTCAGCTGGATGCCCCTTCATGTTTTCCATGTTGTAACTGATTTCAATGGCAACCTCATCTCAAACAAGCATTTTAAATTGGTCTACTGTATTTGTCATTTGTTGGGCATGATGTCTTGCTGTTTAAACCCAATTTTGTATGGGTTTCTGAACAATGGCATAAAAGCTGATTTGTTGTCCCTTATTTCATGCTTACAAATATCATGA